CCATGAGTGATGGTGGGATCCAAGGGCCCTGTCACTCATTACATTGTTACCATGCATGCCGGTGTTAGACCAAAGATACACTGGGATGCATAGTAGGTTGCTAATATGGTCTACACGGTACACATCACGAACAGTTGTTACTAGGGTATCATCTTTGTCAGGACTAGTGAATGAAACATGCATGGTTTATGCCTACAAAAACAAGCACTTATAAGATAGGAATGGATTGTAAATCACATACTAATCAAAGACTTGACATGCTATCCATATTCTTATGGTGAGTACTTTTATAAATCTGACCTTTTTTCCCTGAAGAATCTATGGCAAACTCTGTGACTTGTGCTTATAGTGCGAGTTGTATCAAGTTTTTCATACTGTCTCAATAAATGTTAGTTTAATCATACATCAAAACTAGGGTTTGCAGGTAGCTGTCTGGAATCTTTTCTTCTCTGTCAAGCCCTAATTGTTGTGTTATTTATTGTAGGATTCTAAAAGGTCTTATCCTCCTTAGCCTATTCTTTTGTTCATAGGCTGTCAAACCACCTGGGTGGTCCTAGGTGGTGACTAGCTCAAGATCCCAAGTCGGATACCTGTATAAGTAGAGGGGACACATTGAGGAATAAATCGAAATGTTTATAAAGTGTATATTGATTACATGGGATATCAACTAACaacaataaacttttgtatatgtttATGTAAAGTAATTGAAAGAAATTCTGATGTCAAACATATATAGGCATGCTAGTGCTTAAGATATGGAATTATGGAATATTCAGGATATGTATTGTCTTTTACTTACAACATAGATTTCCATCAAACAATTTGATCTCATCCATGCCCTTTAGCAGCCATTCAGTCTGAAACACAGTTTACCTAGGCAGTCTACAGAGCCAAAGCAGTTCTTCCTAGGACACGATATCTTTTCTTTGATGTACAAGCTAAATCTGGAGCTAAATTTTGGCAGATATTTGAGAGGAAACCAACAAAGATCAAGAATTATGGCATCTGGCTGCGGTACCAAAGCCGAACAGGTTACCACAACATGTACAAAGAGTACAGGGATATTACACTGAACGGTGCCGTGGAGCAGATGTACAACGAGATGGCATCCCGCCACCGAGTCAGGTGCCATTGCATCCAGATTATCAGGACTGCCACCATTCCTTCCAAACTATGCAAGCGTGAGAGCACGAAGCAATTCCATGATTCTAAAATCAAATTCCCCGTCGTCTTCAAGAAAGTCAGGCCCCCTACCAGAAAGTTGAAGACCACTTTCAAGACCTCCCGCCCTAGTCTCTTCAAGTAAAAGAAAGCACTCGAGCACATTCTCCAGAAACTTTTGCATTTAGTTCATGCATTGTTGGATGAACTTAAAATGCCACGGTCAGAGATTGTTTTTGTGTAGGACTTTTGCAGAGAGATTTTGTGATTTGGATTAGGAGAATTCATTTCTCATTTTCAGCATGTTGTTGTTATAGCGGATGTGATCTTATGAATTGGATTAGCTATTCCAGTTTAATTTTTTGTGCTTAATTGTTCTTATACTTGTTAGCGTCGATAAGGGTAATCCAATCTTCCATGACTTGGCAGGCGTCGAGATGAAGATATATCCATCATATATCCACATAAAAAAAGCGGATATAAGCGATTCTGCTGCAGCATTTGATTCCTCTGGTGATTTCCTCTTAATATATCTGAAGGCTGATCCATCCGTCCGCAACGGTAGCAACATCATCCACTCGCTAAATCTGATGCAGCCAATGTCGGGTCCACGAAAGAAAGCGGCGCACTAATTTGGACACACCATTACGGTTTCGTTCGGTACGGGTTCGGCCAAGGTCTCGGACCGACACACCCTATTCTGCGGCTTCGACCCGTTAAAGCCACGTCGTTATGATTCATATTTCCTTTTTCCTGCAACGCTTGTTCGCCGCTTCCCTCTTCTTGTTCGCCGCTTCCCTCCTCTCGGTCTGCGGAGCGAGCATCAACCAAGAATAAGGAGAAAGAACTCCGATCTCTTCACGCCCTCAAATCCTCTCGATTATCCTCTGGTAAGGTGATTCTGTTTCTTGCTCTGTTACATCAGTTGCTGCCTTTTATACGTTTAGGATACTTACGACTTTGATGCGCACCGGACACGAGATTTCGCCACAGTTTATGCTGAATCGGAGTTTGATCTTTGGCAAGAAAACGAGCATTGTCGGTAACCAGATTCGATGATCGAAGGGTTAGAAATCCATCGAGTAGCCAACCAAAACGAATGAAATATTGCTGTCATGCTTTAGGGCAGGGATAACAGATTAGCTTTGGCCAATAAGAAAAGCTTCGTACGAGATTGTTTGGGGGAAAAtaggaaaaatattattaatatcttgattagcctgacatagtcttaacatatatatatatatatatatatatatatatatatatatatatatatatatatatatatatatatatgcaggaTTGTCCGAAGTGGTTTCGAGGTTGAAGTGTCGTGTTCTTGAGGTACCACCAAGACTGAAATCGAGATAGGCTTCTTGGTTCAATCTTTCAGATGTTTAAGTTAGTAATCTAAGATATATATGCATGGATACGAGTAGCCaagagaagtttttttttttctctttctatgtTAAATATGAGCTTTTATATTGGTCACGAAAAAACTTTATGATTGTCTTTctctttataaataacaaaaaaaagattTGATTGTTTTTTTCGTCATTAATAATGAGAATGAAGCTTGTGATTGTTTTCTCGTCATAAATGACAAGAAGGAAGTTTCGTCTTATCCTTTCTCATTAGGCACCATGTGACAGTGACATGTCGAATGATTAGTCATTAGTATATCCTCTGTTTTAGCCTATAAGTAGAGATAATGGGTGTTGTTGGAGTTACAGAGATAGGTAGGCAGTTAACTTGAGTGGTGCACACAAATACCAATAACAACACGATCACTTGAGTTAATCGCTCGTGGTCGCATAACCGATTGTCATCTACCTTTGTGATTCTAATAATGCCCATTATCTTTGCTTGTAGGCTAAGACAAGGGATATATTAACGGTTAATCATCTGATGTTACCATCATATAGTGCCGAATGAGGGAGGATAAAATGAAactttcttcttatcatttatgaCAAGAAAACAATCACAAACTTTATTCCCATCATTAATGATGAGAAAGATAACTTGTTAATAAGAGAAATAATTGTAAGTTTCGTTCGTGCTTTTTACGATCAAACATAAAAGCTCGCCTTTaacattgaaaaagaaaaaaaaaaacttcttttaACTACTCGTGTCTATATTCATATAAATCGGATAACTAACTTGAATGTCGGAGGGATCAGGTTGAGAAACATTTCTTGACCTCGGTTTTTATACAAATAGCATCTCGGGAGCATGACACTTTCACTTTAAAAACACTTCGGATAATCATACGTATACATGTTCGGATCACATCGGGCTATTCAAGTCGTCAATGATGTTTTCTCTTAATGAAAATCATCATAAagcctcttttttgttttttttcatttttttgcttTCCCGTGATGGTCTTTTTAACTAAGCCAATCGAAATGAGCAAATATATTATTACCATGCATAAGGATAGGCTTTGCTTGAAAAGAAAAGGAAGCACAGCTGTTTACATCTCAAGATTATGACAAGCCTCcgttttcttttcaatttattGTTTCTTAATCGATTTTGGTATGGAAATCAACCCATAATCCGAATGTTCTTCTGTTTATGAATCTTACTGCCTCTATCCACTAACTCTTTTGTATCCGCCTGACATCTTCGATCATGTAAGTTGGTGTAGGCTATTTTACCAGCCCACCATGATGTTTAGcccttaactcttaagagaagaacaaatTGCTATAGAACCATCTTGATCTAATTTTGGGACACGCAAACCTGAAGGCAGTCTGGCCTACAAGATGTGCTCCCGTTGTTAATGATGTTATGTTTTCACTAGCTTCGTGGAATTAATAGTTCATCGTTCTTTATTTCAGTCCATTCAATTcattttttttcatgaatttgTCGATCCCCTGGAAATGGCTCTTACAATTCTCTATTTACAGCAGTGCATGTCTTGTTTATGTAAGTTGTACTGTTATTTGTGATCTCAACTAAAGAAAAGTTATCTATTTGTATGCTTTAAGATGAATGATGATAGGTACTAATGCCAATATTTAATGCCATTACTGACTTCATGATTGTATCTGACTCATGATCTCTCATAAATGTACCCTACCAAAAAAAAAGATCTCTCATAAATGCTTATGATTGGCTGTATAAACTTGTTAGATAAATTATATGTAATTGTTGATGCACTAATAGCAAAAATCAATTGAAAAAAATAGATGTTTTATACTTAAAATGAATGATGATAAGATACTAATAGCTAACAGAAATGTTAAATGCCATTACTAAATTAATGATTGTATTCACCTCATGATCTCTCATAACTACTTAAGAGAGGATGTGTAAACTTCTTAGGTAAATTATAAGTAATTATTGATGCACTAATAGCAAAACTTGATCAGGTTAGCATAATGCCAGACCAAGGATGAAGAATGCTGCAGCTCCCTCAAGATCCTTTCTCCCTTCCATTCTTAGTGCTTCCCAGTCAACCTGTGCTGCTTTTTGGcccctttttttgtttttccttttcttttctcattCATTGTATTTTGTGAAGATGATTCATTATTTGTGACGGTCAATTCATCCTTGTTTGTTGTCTTATTGGAATCAAACATCTTCTAGAATAATATGTACTTTCTACTCTCGTTTTTGACCACTCATGCATTCCTTGTGTCTGTGGGTATTATGCTTCCATACCTTCTCAGTTCCACAGGATGAGCATGGCAGGAACTCTCATGGCACTCATACTCGAATCATTCGTGGCTGTATCAGAATACTCTCGTCAACCTTGGAATAGAAGaagaatccaagagagatggagaAGGCAGTGTCAGGCCATTCAACCCTGTAAAGCCAAAAGGGCAACCCAACTGGGATTTCCCATATTTGCACCGTTGCACAGACTTGAACGCAAACTGCATCCCGTGAAAACGAGGGTTGCAGGGGTGACTCACCCGTGAAAGTCCGGCTAAACGGCGCGGAATTCTAGTCTTCATCGTTGACTACGCAACCCGATCAAAGTTTGGGAGGTCAGAAGAACTTTCGTCGCCGCACCACGTGGGCGGTGAGCTGACGCCCCAAGCTACCGCGCAGGTACCTTTGATGGCCTCATCGGAACCGTCCATCCATTTTGGGTTCGCCAACGCGAACGGTCGAGATGAAAAGTTACGGTGGGATGAACGGTTCTATGGAGGCCTTTCGCCGAGCCACCGATGCGCACGTGGCTGATCTCCCTCACCACAAGTTCTCCCAATCGGGGCCGCTCCCGATGGGGACATCGCCTCTCCACCGTTGGATCTCGATCGGAAGGTTCATATCGGTGCTCGCTACGTTGAAATTGTGATTCTCCTTAATTAATTATCTCCGGACGCTGTGCGCAAGGATTCTGGTCGTATGACAACCCTAGTGCCTCTCTTCGTCCGTCAGCATCGACCGGGAACCCTAGATGAGATCGTCCCGCATTGATTAGAGGAACTCCCCTGATCATCGATCTTTCTTCGATCCTTGGCAAGCCGGACAGGGGCGATCCTTTTTCCCCTCACCTCCCTGGTCAATTGGTAACGAGATCCTTCTATTCCCTCCTAATTCCACTATTTTGTTGATTGGATTTCTAGATTCGAGGGTGAAATCGAATGCAATAAGGTTTTCACGGGAGCATTTCACGTAATGAGGCGAAATCCTTTTGTGGTTGTAGTTATCGATTCGTAAAAAATTGCTGCTTTCTTTGGAGGTTTTCGCGTCGGAGCGAAATTCTATTTTAGTTGTTGTATCGTCAGAAGAGCTGCCGCAAAGATTCCATctttctatttattttatttttcttgcaatTTATTTGGGGGATAACATTGAGATCTTATTGATGGTTTTGCAAGAACGGTGGCGTCAGATAACATCATACATCTCGATGATGTAATTATGGATCAAAAGTTCTGATCGAGAAATTACATATCAATGCACTGGTGTCCCCTGGCCGGGTGGCTGATCAAGTTGgtattagtttaacctaaattggggGAATTTCCGCTGCCCTATTAGTCATTGTAGACAATCGAATTGAATTGAGAACTGAAGATTGAAATGAGGATTAGCAGAGTCGAGAGGAAGAAGGAACATAGTGTACAGATGGGGCATGTGGGTGGAAATAGATTTCTATCCTTATTTGATTTGAACTAGTTTTCTTTAATGATGTTTGTACAAAGGATAATGTCTGTGACCAGAAAAGAAACTTTGTTTCTCTCTAATAATCATATATAATCTCAGCTTTTGCCAATGAATCCCTTATAAATGATGGAAGTAAAATATTACTAATATGGGGTAAGTAGATATAATATGACTTGTGTTGCATTCTAGGTTGAAAACTGGTCTGTGCCATATTTAACTCTGCGTTTCAAGTTGTAGGAGTCATAAACTGATGTGCTTTGCTGCAACCGTGTGTTAGATTTGGTTAGAGAAGAATCCAAGCATTAACTTGACTGAGTATAAGATTTCATGAGTGTAAAGGAAGTTGTTGAGCAAAGTTTGCAAAAGAGGCTGTTGTAAAGAACACTGAGAAATAGATAATTTTCTTTTTACCGTTGAAACTTATCTACCACATTCGTTTAAAGGATGAGCTTTGACGCCACGTTGAAGTTGCTATTAAGTGATCTGGGTGACTAGGTTCAAGTCATATCAAGCGATATCTCAGCTTGCAGGGGTAAGGCTGTCTGTATTGACCCTCTCTAGATCTCTCATTGGCTGGAAGCTCATGCATTATACTGCCCTTTCTTTGACGGGATGACACTTTTGTGATAACTTTAATATAACAACAGCAACAAAGCCATAAGTCCTAATGCTTTTGTGATAACTTTGATGTGGAACAAAATTAATTACCAAAAACAAGAAAGCAAATGCTCATGACTGATATGCTAAAGTATGTTTAGTAAATATGGAGTGGAAATAGTAGTGCCAATGCTTAATCAGTACCTATGGCTTTAGTTGTCTTTCTCTAAACAAAGTGTGTTGCCATATTTGGTGGCAAGAAGTGGAGCTCAAATCCATGATGCAACTACTTTGACAAAGTGGATTCATCAGCAATTTgtcatttttaagaaaattggACTTTGTGATGATGAACATACTTTTAATCACAATCTAACACTTATGTTTTCGTTATCTTTTACTATTCCAAATATCATGGTGTATAATGCTTCCCTGatcatgatgattttggatctcaTGGCAACGATGCTTATGACTCTCATCACTGGAAACATAGTACTGAATGGCTCATACTTCTTCTgtccatattttattttatatttgacaTTTTGTGCAGGAGTTGAATTTTATGTTGCAGAAACATGCAGTATATTGTGTTCAAACTATGTTTTGCTTTGCTCTACAAAATGTTTGTAATACATTTCAAACTTTACAAATCATGATGCTTGTTTTGTGCTGATTGATGATTTTAGATAACTTTCCAAAACATCTTGGTGCATTTTGCGCTTTTGAAATATCTTAATAACTATTTAACTTGGGATATCATATGCAACAAGTTACTCAATTTAAATATTGATAAAGATCATTGGTTCTATTTTAAGGGGATAGAGATCATCAATCCTTTTTATGCTGGTGGAGATTTTTggaatctatgttttaagtgaaaAAGATAGTGATCTTGACTACCATTATTATTGCTATGCAAATTAAGTTCCTCCTTTTTTTCTAGAAGCTTCAAGTGTAACTTTAGCCAAGTTGTTcagttaattaattatttatttgctGCTGTTTATTTCTTTGATTGACGAGTCTGCTTGAATTGTGTTCAATATCCTTAAAACAGTTAAAAAAAGGAGCTGGATGGATAGCACTGAAATGACAGGGCTGTATTTGAACTCGTGAAAGTTAAAAATGGCCTATATTGGTTTACCTCTGCctattgtttttcttttatatctCATGTTGGAGGCTGAAACTTAACTTATGACTGCCTAGTCTCTCTCTTAGATCTTTTAACATTCCTAAGTACGAATGGTTTCAATAGTTATTATGAGTTATTTGGTCTGATATTATTAACTTATTTCAGTAATCATAGTTTCAGGAACAGAATGTTAAAAAGATGAAATGACTCATCCTTGGGTAGATGATTCAAAGTTCTCATCTTCCACGTCACAAACAAATTCACACACTGTTTTTTCACGGTCTACATTTGATTCCAGCTTGAAATGCAGGTGAAGGAATATTTCATTATTACTTCTCGTGTCTTTTATTATAAGTAGTAATGCTAGGCCATCTctgtttcttctttccttttcctaATGTACGTGATGGTTGCATTTGCAGTGCACTATAACAattttcagaaatggatataaaaatttaaacCAGCAAGATTTATTGGATTTTTTTTACCCTTGTTTTATGATGTTGGTTAATTAGGACTATCTTCACTTTCAAGTATTAAATTCTTGCGGAGAGAAAATGAGCATGCATCACATTTCTGGGTAAGTAATATACTAAATATTTGTTGCTGTTAACTTACTTTAGTTAGGGCTTTGAATTTATAAGTAGAGAATTAAATATGATTATACTAAGTAGGGAAGACTATAGTATGAAATTGAGAAACAGCTTAATTTGCATTAGTTTACCACATGATGCCCCCCGTTTCATTCTATATTGTTCTAGACGCCATACTAGCTTTTCTTGATCAAAAGACAACAAAATCTTGTAACTTTGGGCTTATATATAAGTTAAAAAGGGCAGCCTAGTGCATGAGGGTTCCTAAGAAGTTGCTTATTTCTTTGTTGAATGGTTAATCTAATTAAAGAATTGTAGACTGAATTTATATTGCAGATGCACATTTTGCTGCAATGTTGGTGAATGACTAGAGCAAAGAATTAGAAAGAAATTTGATGTTGAAGATGAGATCTTCATCTATGGTAAACACTTTTAGAAGGAAACTTGAGTTACCTTCTCAGAGAAGGTGATCTTGAATTAAGAATATGAAAAAGGAAGTTCAACCAaatctttaataattattctatCAAATAATGAGGTTATCtcatagagcatctttaatgTTTGATCAAATAATAATCATTCATATGTAGAGTACAAATTGGAGAATAACTTGGGACTGGTGTAGGAGGAGATGACCTGACTGTTGGATATGCCTAATTTGCTTGGTGTGGGTGTGAACTACGTATCTCTATCCATCGATCATGCTATGGAGTTTCCTTATTGGTTGTCAAATAGATATTATCATTTAAGAATTCAGGGGTAAGCTAAGGCATGGCATTGAGAAATAAAGGAAATCATTCATCTAAACCTGAGAGAGACTAAAGCCACTTTATCCCCCGACTTTGTTTCTTCTTTCCCACTTGTGATATCGTCCTATCCCTTCACTCTGTTGCCATCTTTCAACATAATCTATCATGAGGAGTTAGATCCTGTGTCACCTGAAAATATCTGTTCCAGGCAGATGTCCTTTTATCCAAAATTTAGTTTTGGATGAAATCTCATCAGTGTATTTGGTGAAAATTTCAGGTCGAACCAAATCTTATCACAGTTGATTGAAAAGTTGAAGGCTGGTTGAAGATGTTGATTATCTTTATATGTTAAATGTTGGTCAGAATTTGGGTTAAATTGGTTTGGGTTTGGATTATCCATAGAGAGATGGTTCATCTTGGGAGAAACCATAACGTAAAAGTGAGTCTAGGTTGAGTTTGGGTCTGGCATCTCGACAACGGTACATTGTGCAGTAGCTCATCTTGATTTCTTTAGAGCTGCACTTGTCTTGGGTTAGTCTCCATTGACAATTAATTGTAGGTGACATTGTATGATGgaatttcatgatatatataCTGGGGAATGATAGAGTATATCATTTGTGGAAGAGCATCACCATTGATGACTAACTATTGATGAACCTTGTCAAGTAAATTTAATGTGGGATGACTAAGGTGTGATGTTTACAATGGGTGAATTTGTGTATtagctagtgatttaaaaaggtgtGCCAGCGTTTgagcgaggtgaggcccgagtgcctcgcacAGAAGCCGGGTGATGCGCTTTAGTGAAGCACTGCCTGGGTGCTCGCTTGAACCTAGGCATCGGCCGCATGGACATGTGCCCGGTTGAAGGTGAGCAATTGTACTAGATGGTCAACTTTGATTTGATTGGACCAACTAAACATTATAGTAAAaccaccccaccccaccctccACCCACCCACCCCTCGCGCACGAGACCCCCAAACCCTACTTCACCGCCCTAACTCACCTTTGGT
Above is a genomic segment from Musa acuminata AAA Group cultivar baxijiao chromosome BXJ3-4, Cavendish_Baxijiao_AAA, whole genome shotgun sequence containing:
- the LOC135635624 gene encoding large ribosomal subunit protein eL20-like isoform X2, which translates into the protein MAIFRFHQYQVVGRALPTAAVEHPKIYRMKLWATSEVRAKSKFWYFLRKLKKVKKSNGQVLAINVIFERKPTKIKNYGIWLRYQSRTGYHNMYKEYRDITLNGAVEQMYNEMASRHRVRCHCIQIIRTATIPSKLCKRESTKQFHDSKIKFPVVFKKVRPPTRKLKTTFKTSRPSLFK
- the LOC135635624 gene encoding large ribosomal subunit protein eL20-like isoform X1, giving the protein MILVDDGGWWQFHQYQVVGRALPTAAVEHPKIYRMKLWATSEVRAKSKFWYFLRKLKKVKKSNGQVLAINVIFERKPTKIKNYGIWLRYQSRTGYHNMYKEYRDITLNGAVEQMYNEMASRHRVRCHCIQIIRTATIPSKLCKRESTKQFHDSKIKFPVVFKKVRPPTRKLKTTFKTSRPSLFK